The DNA sequence GCGGTCGTCTCGGTTAGCGACATTCCAGAGACTGACATAGCGGTCGCGCCGTGGTCCACACCCTTGCACGCATTTTTCGGGAAACCGCCGGACAACGGCGAGATCAACTTTTGCGGGACGCGCTAGTGCACTTTGTGGCACCCTCCGCGTCCATTCACCGCTGCAGCCAGGTATTTCAGAGTCGCACTCCGTTCAGGTGCACATGCAAACGGCCCCCCTCGCCCTTCATGACCGACTACACGGAAAACCTTATCCGGCCCAGCGCAGAACGCCGGCCCGATTGGCACGAAGCAGCTGACCTGGTGTTTTGCTCTGCTTGCTTTGTCAGCGAATGGCCGCTTTAGGAGGGTTGAGAGGTCTGTCGAGATTTTTCGCCACGAAAGTCGGGACGAACAACGGCAAGCGGTTGGACGACCGGCAGCTCCTCGGAGAAATGCCGATGACAAACCGCTGACCTCGAAAGAACGGAGTCCTGCTGCCGCGCGGCCCCTCAGGGCGGCGGAGCGGCAGCGCTGGGAGCGCTTGACGGATCAGCGACTGGAGGAACACACTTTCACAGAGGCGCCCGGTTCGGTTCGGCGCACGAACGGGCGATACTTCCCGGTTGATACGGGACCGATCCTTCACCCCGAGTTCGAGTGCGCTTCTCTGCGCGGCCGTGACAATTCCTTGACCACTTCAGTCGCACCGGGGGCTAAGAGGTCGTGCAGATAGGTGGGTTTCAGGGACGCCGTTGCGGTCGGTCCCTCCATCGGTGAGAGCTCCACGCTTTGCGGATCAGGCGACGGACGGTGATGATCGTGTCGGCCAGATCGAAGAAGGCGTGAATGACCCGTTCGCGGCGCTCATAGCAGCGCTGAAGCAAGTTGAAGGTGTTGTGCCAGGCGTTGGTGTGTCAAGGTCGATGGCAGGGGTGTGTTTCAACGGCGGCACCTGGTCGATCTCGACCACGGAGCGCAGCCGGGGCGGCAGCGTTTCGAAGAATTACAAGTACAACCTGACGCACTACGGGACCGACCCCTTCTACAAGAGTACGACCAGGGTGAATTACCGGTCGGGGCAGACGACGACGTCGCGGTGGTCGCGCGGGAGAGGTTACAGCGTCAACACCTACAGCACCTATGGTCGCGGCGGCGGCGGCGGTGGATCATCGGCTAAGCCGGCGGTGGATCCCTACGCCAACAACTCCCACGAGTGTGGCAGTAGGTGGCCAGAGTTCGCAGACTGCTCCTTATACTCCCTATCCGGGAAGCTATGCTAACACAACTCTGGTCTAGCCTGACATAGAACAGCATTGGCGGCGATGGCATATTTAAGATTGACGTTGATTTGAAATTCCCTGAAAAAATTAGACATGAGTTATAGCTAATGAAGTCCGAGTTTCGTGTAGAACCCGCCGGAGTTGGAACTCTAATATGGAGGCCGGCGAGCCCTATGCTGCTTCTTGGTGGCGCATTCATTCTGTCAGCGATCGTGCTAAACGGCCCAATAACAGGCCCCGCTGCAATTGCCGCAGCTTTTGCGGTAACGGGATTTGCGCGGTCGGTGTTGTGGGTGTTGATGTACAGAAAAAACGCATTCCTCTTGAATGGCGCCGGCGTCTGGCTGCAGTCTGCCTCCGGGGAGAGGGAATTCCCTCTTGAGGAGATATCTGGAATGCGGTTCTTAGTTCCGGCAAGTGGACCTGAATTTCGTCAGGGCGGGTTCCAGAAAATCGAAGTCGAATTGACTGGCAATGGGAAAATAAAGCACAAACTCGCCATATTCAAAAACGAATGCCAGGAAAAGAGTGACGAGTTGGATGAAATTGCCCCTCAATTGGGATTCGAGAGGTCGAATAAAACTTTTGCCGATGTTGGATTCTGGAGAAAATAGAAGTGTCGGTCGACGTTCGGGGTGCGTTGTCCTTCCGGGTTCGTCGATTTAAACTTATGGTCGGTCAATTCCTCGCCCACCCCGTAGTCGGCAGCCAAGGCATGACCGAGTGCGGCGGGCATGCGGGAACCCTTCTGCACTACGGCTTGCGCGGTCTTCAAACCGGAGGCCCGGCCGACCTGCGGGCCCAGGGCATGGAGCTCCACCACCGTTTCGGCGAAGTGTCAAGCCCCGGGATTTGTGGAGACTGGTTTAGTTGGTTTCTGCTGTCGCCAAGACCGGGTCGGTTTGGTCGTGTGATGCCGTGCTTGCCGCGGGGGCGGAGGCTTCGAGGGCGTGCTCCCCTGCGGTGCGGGCGGCCAGGCGGGCCAGGGTGTGCTGGGGTGCGTTGGCGGCCCATTGGCCGATGGCGGCGATGGAGCGGGCTCCGGCCACAACCGCGCACAGCCCGATGGTGACGATGCAGCTCAGCCGGTGGCGGATTTCGCGGGCGGCGCGGGGGTCGGCCGAGGGCGCGATCGGGGAGGCGAGAGCGGGGGCGGGCATGGAAGACTGCCTGTGCGGGGCGGTGACTTGTCATGTCTGTCCGCCCGTGTACAGGGGCTCTTCTGATGTCCTCAGGGCTTTCCGGTCATCGTCACAGGTCCGTGACCAGGAGCATCCCCGCTCTCACTCTCACCCGACTTTGCGTTGCCCGTGGGTTGGCAAGGGCTCAGTATCGACTATCTGCAGCTGCCGTAGCAGTCAGCGGACCTTCGGGTATATCTCCAGGAGTTTGAACGTGACCTCCTTTCCGACCAGTTCTCGGGTGGAGCTGTCGAGCGGCTGAAGGGAGGTACCGGCCTGGTCAGCCACCTCATGTAGGCGGCTGGCGTCGCCGAGGCTGTTGAACGTGACGAATGCCCTGCCGCCCGGAGCCAGCCAGGAGTGCGCACCGCGAAGATAGCGCTGCAGCGCTGAATAGCCTCGGTCGAAGATGGCCCGTTCGACGTCCCGCGTGAACTCAAACTCCTGCGGCGCCTCGAGGACGCTGCAGTTCCAAAAGACGGTATCGTATCGCTCGTCCTTGTCGAGGTCGGAAAAGACATCGCTGCGGAAAGCGTGGACGCGGTCCTCCACACCGTGCCGCACAATGTTGCGGGCAGCGCTTTCCACCGCCGACGCCGTGATGTCCGTCGCGGTTACGTGCGCGCATCCGTGTTTCGCAGCCCAAACAGCGGTGACGCCCGCGCCGCAGCCGATTTCCAGGAATCGGCCGTTCTCCGGGTACGGGATGGCGTTTGTGTACCATTCCGTTCCCGTCCCCGGGCGCGGAGCATACGTGCCGGGAAGGAGTTCCCACGTCATTCCCAGCAGGTCGAAGGTGGATGGGCCGTCCGTGGCGCCGAGCTTATCGGCGAGCTCACGACCAAGGCGATAACGCTCTTCTGCCGCAGTAGAATTCTGCATCTTTCCTCTCATGCGTTCTCGGTGTTATATGGCTTTGTCATATAACGACATAAGTGGGCATTGAAAGAAGTGAAGGAAATCTCAGTCGGAATCCAGACTGGCATTCGTGCGCCCGCGTGTCCACGGGGCGGCTTGGAATGTGTCAGGTTGAATGGGGGCGGGAATAAGTGATGGTCGGGCCGCTTCGCGCGGTTCGGGGATCCGATGCGCGGCGGGTGCGGCCCCCAGCCCGTGTGGCTCGTAGATCCACGCCGCCTCGGGCCATGGGCGACGCAAAACGGGGTAAGGACGATGGAGTTTCCGGTTCCACCGAGGGATGACGGGCGCAGGAGCCCTGCCGGGACAGCAGAAGAGTCACTGCCTGAGAAGACACCGCCCCGTACAGAAGCCCTTACGGCGGCGCCGTCCTGGCCGTGGAGGCAAGGCGCTGCGCGTCTCCGCCCTGGACCAGACGGACCCGGCCCATCCACCGGCCGAGTGCTGCTGAGGCTGCCGGAGGCCAAGGCGCCCGTCGACCGAATCGTCGACAAACTCAACCTGAACAATATAGGGGGCTCAAGTGGGATAATCGACGGTTTCGCTCGGGTAACTATGGGGTGCGCTGGAAAGACCATTGAGTTCCGGAACAGAGGCCCGCATGCTGTCCGAAAGTGGACAACTGTAAAACGCCGCGGCCGCGGCAGGGAGTTATAAGGTGACTCGAGGCGGCCCGCCCTGCGGCGCCGATCGTTCACCGCCGAGGGAATGAGAACGCAGCAGTGATCCGGGTGGTCCTAGCCGAGGACATGCACATGGTGCGGGGAGCGCTCGTCTCTCTACTTCAACTGGAAGACGACATCGAGGTCGTCGCCGAGCTCGTTTCCGGGGACGAGATCCTCTCGGCGGCCCAGGAGCACGGCCCGGACGTCGCCA is a window from the Streptomonospora litoralis genome containing:
- a CDS encoding transposase family protein, coding for MPAPALASPIAPSADPRAAREIRHRLSCIVTIGLCAVVAGARSIAAIGQWAANAPQHTLARLAARTAGEHALEASAPAASTASHDQTDPVLATAETN
- a CDS encoding methyltransferase: MQNSTAAEERYRLGRELADKLGATDGPSTFDLLGMTWELLPGTYAPRPGTGTEWYTNAIPYPENGRFLEIGCGAGVTAVWAAKHGCAHVTATDITASAVESAARNIVRHGVEDRVHAFRSDVFSDLDKDERYDTVFWNCSVLEAPQEFEFTRDVERAIFDRGYSALQRYLRGAHSWLAPGGRAFVTFNSLGDASRLHEVADQAGTSLQPLDSSTRELVGKEVTFKLLEIYPKVR